In Oncorhynchus clarkii lewisi isolate Uvic-CL-2024 chromosome 2, UVic_Ocla_1.0, whole genome shotgun sequence, one DNA window encodes the following:
- the LOC139371097 gene encoding heat shock factor-binding protein 1b, giving the protein MAETDPKSVQDLTNVVQTLLQQMQDKFQTMSDQIIGRIDEMSTRIDDLEKNIADLMTQAGVEEIEGVKEPQMKEGQGS; this is encoded by the exons ATGGCAGAAACCGATCCAAAGTCAGTTCAGGACCTTACTAATGTG GTCCAGACGCTGCTGCAACAGATGCAGGACAAGTTCCAGACCATGTCTGACCAGATCATCGGGAGAA TCGATGAGATGAGCACCCGCATTGATGACCTGGAGAAGAACATTGCCGACCTCATGACCCAGGCGGGCGTGGAGGAGATAGAAGGGGTCAAAGAACCACAGATGAAAGAAGGGCAAGGGTCATGA